Genomic window (Argopecten irradians isolate NY chromosome 2, Ai_NY, whole genome shotgun sequence):
AGTACACCATTCTTTATATAAAAGTCCCCATTTAATCTAATTGCAATCTTATGAACTCCAAGATGCTGCTTTATATCTTTGACCGGTATAGCTTTAAGAGCTTAAGCTAATATATCAAGTATCTAGAACCAACTCACAAGAACTATGCATAATATGACATTCACGTACCTTTCGTGGATTGATGGGTGTAACAGGTTTGTCGTTTTTATCTAGAACAAACACTTGGATTGTCTGGATGTTCCAGACTTTAGCAGCAAAGCGGAAGAACTTGACTTCATCATTAATTGCTTTGATCGTATAGGTTATAGTAGGCTCCGAAACGTCGGGATTTGGAACGAATACCTCTTCTATTCCATCCCCACTTCCATCAGTAGTTTGGGAAACAACATCGGTCGAGTCATCTTGTGAAATCATTTGGATGTCACATTCTGAAAGCATCAAGTTCAATTAAGCATTATTCGCACCATTTCTCTCTCAACTTTAAAGTTTCTTGTATAAATTCTAGTGATTCGTCAATGACATCAAAATGTTAACGTCCCTACCTTGTCGTTAAATGTCGTTTTCAGTAGGATTTAAATCGGAATAGTAAGGACGAATCGAAAAGGAAATATCAGATTGCGACAAACAAAATGCACCTTTTAACTCGTCACATAATTCTTTGGCAATATTTACTGCCCAAATAGAATCTGATATCATTGCAATATTTTCCAATTTCATGTTTACCTGTGGTTGTGCTTTGAGTAGTCGTAGCTGTGGTTGTGCTAGTGGTTGTTGATGTCGTTTCCTCGGGAGTTGTTGATTCTGTTGTTGTTGGAattgtggttgttgttggtacagtTGTTGTCGATGTAGTGGTTGACGTGGTTTCTGGAGCACGTTGTCGTTGGCATTGTGGTTGTCGTAACACTCGTGGTTGTcgttactgtaaacaaacaacaaaaacggTAATCCTGTGTGGAAGAGCACTGAACAACACACCATTAATAATATCATTACGAACGTAAATATAACGTTATTCATTAGACTGGTTAGTGAACATTAATACCTGAGGTGTAGCAAGCTTCAATTGTCACGTCGTCGAGCCTAGGTTGACCATTAGTTGTCGGTACAAGCATTATTCGCAATTTTACGCCACTCGTTGCAAGCAGTCGTAGATCTATCTTTACTGGGTAATTTTCAGAGACTGGTACTTCTCGTGGATTAAATGGTGAAACTGCGCCATTGTTTGCGTCAAGTACAAACACATTAATGGTCTTGACATCCCATACTCTTGCAACAAATCTCATGAACTTGACGTCGTTATCAACAGCCCTCACAGTGTACGTTATTGTTGGACGTTCATTTCTATTGCTAGGAACAAAGACCGAGTCTATTCCATTTCCGTCTCCACCATTAGATGTGGCAACAACATTAGCTGTGTTCCCATTGCTAATTTCTACGATATCGCATTCtggaaagaaacaaaaacaagcaTAGGATATTGATCGACAAACCATTATGTGATAGAAAGCAAAATGAAATGCTCTGAAGTATTACAACAATCATCTACATTTCTAGACTTTAACTATTATAACATGTTCTAGAAGTGATAAATCCGCAAAAAATTGAAAGCTTTTACATGTCTTGAAAAAAGTTGacacatatgtttacaattatataaacattaccaAAATCTCAAATCAAGCGCTTAATTGAAACACCGTTGTCGTGAATTTAcacattcaaaatatattgacaGTATTATGAAAAATGGATTAATCATTGAGTTTGAATACCTGTGGTTGTGCTATGGGTAGTTGTAACTGCGGTTGTGCTAGTGGTTGTTGAAGTCGTCTCCTCGGGAGTCGTTGATTCTGTTGTTGTTGGGatggtggttgttgttggtacagtTGTTGTCGACGTAGTGGTTGACGTAGTTTCAGGAACAGTTGATGTTGTCGGCATTACGGTTGTCGTCACAAGTGTCGTTGTTGTTACTAAAATTCAACGAATTCACTTAATCATCGCATCATCAAAACGTATATTTGTCAATTAACGCATATTTGTTTAAATGGTCGCCATTACCAACTTGAATACCACGTTTTTATCAGATCAGTAAAGAACATATACCTGATGTAAAGCAAGCCTCAATCACAACATCGTCAAGTTTCGGTTGGCCATATGGAGTTGGTTCAATGACTATTTTCACCTTCACACCTGGAGTACCGACAAGTCGTACGTCTACCGTTTTGGGGTAGGATCCAGAAACTGACACCTACAGATGCACAACATGAAACAGTCTCAGTAATATGGAGTACACCATTCTTATATAAAAGTCCCCATTTAATCTAATTGCAATCTTATGAACTCCAAGATGCTGCTTTATATCTTTGACCGGTATAGCTTTAAGAGCTTAAGCTAATATATCAAGTATCTAGAACCAACTCACAAGAACTATGCATAATATGACATTCACGTACCTTTCGTGGATTGATGGGTGTAACAGGTTTGTCGTTTTTATCTAGAACAAACACTTGGATTGTCTGGATGTTCCAGACTTTAGCAGCAAAGCGGAAGAACTTGACTTCATCATTAATTGCTTTGATCGTATAGGTTATAGTAGGCTCCGAAACGTCGGGATTTGGAACGAATACCTCTTCTATTCCATCCCCACTTCCATCAGTAGTTTGGGAAACAACATCGGTCGAGTCATCTTGTGAAATCATTTGGATGTCACATTCTGAAAGCATCAAGTTCAATTAAGCATTATTTGCACCATTTCTCTCTCAACTTTAAAGTTTCTTGTATAAATTCTAGTGATTCGTCAATGACATCAAAATGTTAACGTCCCTACCTTGTCGTTAAATGTCGTTTTCAGTAGGATTTAAATCGGATAGTAAGGACGAATCGAAAAGGACATATCAGATTGCGACAAACCAAAATGCACCTTTTAACTCGTCACATAATTCTTTGGCAATATATTGCCACTGTAACGGTACAGTGCATTTCCAAAATAGGATATGATTTTACCCCGTACTATCCAATAGATTAACAACtgagataaaaatgatttactgCCCAAATAGAATCTGATATCATTGCAATATTTTCCAATTTCATGTTTACCTGTGGTTGTGCTTTGAGTAGTCGTAGCTGTGGTTGTGCTAGTGGTTGTTGATGTCGTTTCCTCGGGAGTTGTTGATTCTGTTGTTGTTGGAattgtggttgttgttggtacagtTGTTGTCGATGTAGTGGTTGACGTGGTTTCTGGAGCAGTCGTTGTCGTTGGCATTGTGGTTGTCGTAACACTCGTGGTTGTcgttactgtaaacaaacaacaaaaacggTAATCCTGTGTGGAAGAGCACTGAACAACACACCATTAATAATATCATTACGAACGTAAATATAACGTTATTCATTAGACTGGTTAGTGAACATTAATACCTGAGGTGTAGCAAGCTTCAATTGTCACGTCGTCGAGCCTAGGTTGACCATTAGTTGTCGGTACAAGCATTATTCGCAATTTTACGCCACTCGTTGCAAGCAGTCGTAGATCTATCTTTACTGGGTAATTTTCAGAGACTGGTACTTCTCGTGGATTAAATGGTGAAACTGCGCCATTGTTTGCGTCAAGTACAAACACATTAATGGTCTTGACATCCCATACTCTTGCAACAAATCTCATGAACTTGACGTCGTTATCAACAGCCCTCACAGTGTACGTTATTGTTGGACGTTCATTTCCATTGCTAGGAACAAAGACCGAGTCTATTCCATTTCCGTCTCCACCATTAGATGTGGCAACAACATCAGCTGTGTTCCCATTGCTAATTTCTACGATATCGCATTCtggaaagaaacaaaaacaagcaTAGGATATTGATCGACAAACCATTATGTGATAGAAAGCAAAATGAAATGCTCTGAAGTATTACAACAATCATCTACATTTCTAGACTTTAACTATTATAACATGTTCCAGAAGTGATGAATCCGCAGAAAATTGAAAGCTTTTACATGTCTTGAAAAAAGTTGacacatatgtttacaattatataaacattaccaAAATCTCAAATCAAGCGCTTAATTGAAACACCGTTGTCGTGAATTTAcacattcaaaatatattgacaGTATTATGAAAAATGGATTAATCATTGAGTTTGAATACCTGTGGTTGTGCTATGGGTAGTTGTAACTGCGGTTGTGCTAGTGGTTGTTGAAGTCGTCTCCTCGGGAGTCGTTGATTCTGTTGTTGTTGGGatggtggttgttgttggtacagtTGTTGTCGACGTAGTGGTTGACGTAGTTTCAGGAACAGTTGATGTTGTCGGCATTACGGTTGTCGTCACAAGTGTCGTTGTTGTTACTAAAATTCAACGAATTCGCTTAATCATCGCATCATCAAAACGTATATTTGTCAATTAACGCATATTTGTTTGAATAGTCGCCATTACCAACTTGAATACCACGTTTTTTATCAGATCAGTAAAGAACATATACCTGATGTAAAGCAAGCCTCAATCACAACATCGTCAAGTTTCGGTTGGCCATATGGAGTTGGTTCAATGACTATTTTCACCTTCACACCTGGAGTACCGACAAGTCGTACGTCTACCGTTTTGGGGTAGGATCCAGAAACTGACACCTACAGATGCACAACATGAAACAGTCTCAGTAATATGGAGTACACCATTCTTATATAAAAGTCCCCATTTAATCTAATTGCAATCTTATGAACTCCAAGATGCTGCTTTATATCTTTGACCGGTATAGCTTTAAGAGCTTAAGCTAATATATCAAGTATCTAGAACCAACTCACAAGAACTATGCATAATATGACATTCACGTACCTTTCGTGGATTGATGGGTGTAACAGGTTTGTCGTTTTTATCTAGAACAAACACTTGGATTGTCTGGATGTTCCAGACTTTAGCAGCAAAGCGGAAGAACTTGACTTCATCATTAATTGCTTTGATCGTATAGGTTATAGTAGGCCTCCGAAACGTCGGGATTTGGAACGAATACCTCTTCTATTCCATCCCCACTTCCATCAGTAGTTTGGGAAACAACATCGGTCGAGTCATCTTGTGAAATCATTTGGATGTCACATTCTGAAAGCATCAAGTTCAATTAAGCATTATTTGCACCATTTCTCTCTCAACTTTAAAGTTTCTTGTATAAATTCTAGTGATTCGTCAATGACATCAAAATGTTAAAGTCCCTACCTTGTCGTTAAATGTCGTTTTCAGTAGGATTTAAATCGGACTAGTAAGGACGAATCGAAAAGGACATATCAGATTGCGACAAACCAAAATGCACCTTTTAACTCGTCACATAATTCTTTGGCAATATATTGCCACTGTAACGGTACAGTGCATTTCCAAAATAGGATATGATTTTACCCCGTACTATCCAATAGATTAACAACtgagataaaaatgatttactaCCCAAATAGAATCTGATATCATTGCAATATTTTCCAATTTCATGTTTACCTGTGGTTGTGCTTTGAGTAGTCGTAGCTGTGGTTGTGCTAGTGGTTGTTGATGTCGTTTCCTCGGGAGTTGTTGATTCTGTTGTTGTTGGAattgtggttgttgttggtacagtTGTTGTCGATGTAGTGGTTGACGTGGTTTCTGGAGCAGTCGTTGTCGTTGGCATTGTGGTTGTCGTAACACTCGTGGTTGTcgttactgtaaacaaacaacaaaaacggTAATCCTGTGTGGAAGAGCACTGAACAACACACAATTAATAATAATGGTATCATTACAAACGTAAATATAACGTTATTCATTAGACTGGTTAGTGAACATTAATACCTGAGGTGTAGCAAGCTTCAATTGTCACGTCGTCGAGCCTAGGTTGACCATTAGTTGTCGGTACAAGCATTATTCGCAATTTTACGCCACTCGTTGCAAGCAGTCGTAGATCTATCTTTACTGGGTAATTTTCAGAGACTGGTACTTCTCGTGGATTAAATGGTGAAACTGCGCCATTGTTTGCGTCAAGTACAAACACATTAATGGTCTTGACATCCCATACTCTTGCAACAAATCTCATGAACTTGACGTCGTTATCAACAGCCCTCACAGTGTACGTTATTGTTGGACGTTCATTTCCATTGCTAGGAACAAAGACCGAGTCTATTCCATTTCCGTCTCCACCATTAGATGTGGCAACAACATCAGCTGTGTTCCCATTGCTAATTTCTACGATATCGCATTCtggaaagaaacaaaaacaagcaTAGGATATTGATCGACAAACCATTATGTGATAGAAAGCAAAATGAAATGCTCTGAAGTATTACAACAATCATCTACATTTCTAGACTTTAACTATTATAACATGTTCCAGAAGTGATGAATCCGCAGAAAATTGAAAGCTTTTACATGCCTTGAAAAAAGTTGACACATGTGTttacaattatataaacattgcCGCTGTCGTGAATTTACGCTGAATTGAAACACCGTTGTCGTGAATTTACacattgaaatatattgacaGTATTATGAAAAATAGATTAATTATTGAGTTTGAATACCTGTGGTTGTGCTATGGGTAGTTGTAGCTGTGGTTGTGCTAGTGGTTGTTGATGTCGTCTCCTCGGGAGTCGTTGATTCTGTTGTTGTTGGGatggtggttgttgttggtacagtTGTTGTCGACGTAGTGGTTGACGTAGTTTCAGGAACAGTTGATGTTGTCGGCATTACGGTTGTCGTCACAAGTGTCGTTGTTGTTACTGAAATTCAACGAATTCGCTTAATCATCGCATCATCAAAACGTATATTTGTCAATTAACGCATATTTGTTTAAATGGTCGCCATTACCAACTTGAATACCACGTTTTTATCAGATCAGAAAATAACATATACCTGATGTAAAGCAAGCCTCAATCACAACATCGTCAAGTTTCGGTTGGCCAGATGGAGTTGGTTCAATGACTATTTTCACCTTCACACCTGGAGTACCGACAAGTCGTACGTCTACCGTTTTGGGGTAGGATCCAGAAACTGACACCTACAGATGCACAACATGAAACAGTCTCAGTAATATGGAGTACACCATTCTTATATAAAAAGTCCCCATTTAATCTAATTGCAATCTTATGAACTCCAAGATGCTGCTTTATATCTTTGACCGGTATAGCTTTAAGAGCTTAAGCTAATATATCAAGTATCTAGAACCAACTCACAAGAACTATGCATAATATGACATTCACGTACCTTTCGTGGATTGATGGGTGTAACAGGTTTGTCGTTTTTATCTAGAACAAACACTTGGATTGTCTGGATGTTCCAGACTTTAGCAGCAAAGCGGAAGAACTTGACTTCATCATTAATTGCTTTGATCGTATAGGTTATAGTAGGCTCCGAAACGTCTGGATTTGGAACGAATACCTCTTCTATTCCATCCCCACTTCCATCAGTAGTTTGGGAAACAACATCGGTCGAGTCATCTTGTGAAATCATTTGGATGTCACATTCTGAAAGCATCAAGTTCAATTAAGCATTATTTGCACCATTTCTCTCTCAACTTTAAAGTTTCTTGTATAAATTCTAGTGATTCGTCAATGACATCAAAATGTTAAAGTCCCTACCTTGTCGTTAAATGTCGTTTTCAGTAGGATTTAAATCGGACTAGTAAGGACGAATCGAAAAGGACATATCAGATTGCGACAAACCAAAATGCACCTTTTAACTCGTCACATAATTCTTTGGCAATATATTGCCACTGTAACGGTACAGTGCATTTCCAAAATAGGATATGATTTTACCCCGTACTATCCAATAGATTAACAACtgagataaaaatgatttactaCCCAAATAGAATCTGATATCATTGCAATATTTTCCAATTTCATGTTTACCTGTGGTTGTGCTTTGAGTAGTCGTAGCTGTGGTTGTGCTAGTGGTTGTTGATGTCGTTTCCTCGGGAGTTGTTGATTCTGTTGTTGTTGGAattgtggttgttgttggtacagtTGTTGTCGATGTAGTGGTTGACGTGGTTTCTGGAGCAGTCGTTGTCGTTGGCATTGTGGTTGTCGTAACACTCGTGGTTGTcgttactgtaaacaaacaacaaaaacggTAATCCTGTGTGGAAGAGCACTGAACAACACACAATTAATAATAATGGTATCATTACAAACGTAAATATAACGTTATTCATTAGACTGGTTAGTGAACATTAATACCTGAGGTGTAGCAAGCTTCAATTGTCACGTCGTCGAGCCTAGGTTGACCATTAGTTGTCGGTACAAGCATTATTCGCAATTTTACGCCACTCGTTGCAAGCAGTCGTAGATCTATCTTTACTGGGTAATTTTCAGAGACTGGTACTTCTCGTGGATTAAATGGTGAAACTGCGCCATTGTTTGCGTCAAGTACAAACACATTAATGGTCTTGACATCCCATACTCTTGCAACAAATCTCATGAACTTGACGTCGTTATCAACAGCCCTCACAGTGTACGTTATTGTTGGACGTTCATTTCCATTGCTAGGAACAAAGACCGAGTCTATTCC
Coding sequences:
- the LOC138316511 gene encoding mucin-2-like, coding for MPTTSTVPETTSTTTSTTTVPTTTTIPTTTESTTPEETTSTTTSTTTATTTHSTTTECDIVEISNGNTADVVATSNGGDGNGIDSVFVPSNGNERPTITYTVRAVDNDVKFMRFVARVWDVKTINVFVLDANNGAVSPFNPREVPVSENYPVKIDLRLLATSGVKLRIMLVPTTNGQPRLDDVTIEACYTSVTTTTSVTTTTMPTTTTAPETTSTTTSTTTVPTTTTIPTTTESTTPEETTSTTTSTTTATTTQSTTTELCDELKGAFWPTITYTIKAINDEVKFFRFAAKVWNIQTIQVFVLDKNDKPVTPINPRKVSVSGSYPKTVDVRLVGTPGVKVKIVIEPTPYGQPKLDDVVIEACFTSVTTTTLVTTTVMPTTSTVPETTSTTTSTTTVPTTTTIPTTTESTTPEETTSTTTSTTAVTTTHSTTTECDIVEISNGNTADVVATSNGGDGNGIDSVFVPSNGNERPTITYTVRAVDNDVKFMRFVARVWDVKTINVFVLDANNGAVSPFNPREVPVSENYPVKIDLRLLATSGVKLRIMLVPTTNGQPRLDDVTIEACYTSVTTTTSVTTTTMPTTTTAPETTSTTTSTTTVPTTTTIPTTTESTTPEETTSTTTSTTTATTTQSTTTECDIQMISQDDSTDVVSQTTDGSGDGIEEVFVPNPDVSEPTITYTIKAINDEVKFFRFAAKVWNIQTIQVFVLDKNDKPVTPINPRKVSVSGSYPKTVDVRLVGTPGVKVKIVIEPTPYGQPKLDDVVIEACFTSVTTTTLVTTTVMPTTSTVPETTSTTTSTTTVPTTTTIPTTTESTTPEETTSTTTSTTAVTTTHSTTTECDIVEISNGNTANVVATSNGGDGNGIDSVFVPSNRNERPTITYTVRAVDNDVKFMRFVARVWDVKTINVFVLDANNGAVSPFNPREVPVSENYPVKIDLRLLATSGVKLRIMLVPTTNGQPRLDDVTIEACYTSVTTTTSVTTTTMPTTTCSRNHVNHYIDNNCTNNNHNSNNNRINNSRGNDINNH